One region of Campylobacter lari genomic DNA includes:
- a CDS encoding flagellin, protein FSKYNILAQSGSYAMSQANAVQQNVLKLLQ, encoded by the coding sequence TTTCTCTAAATACAACATCCTAGCTCAAAGTGGATCTTATGCTATGAGTCAGGCTAATGCTGTGCAACAAAATGTTTTAAAACTCTTACAATAA